GCAATGAGCTACAAGAACTTGAAGGAGTTGATGAGTTAAATAATTTGGTGGAACTAAACATGGCAGGATGCAGAGAAATTAAAAAGCTGCCGACTCTATCAAGACTAGACAAATTGGAGGAGCTAGATTGTGAGGGTTGTGAAAATTTGCCAAAGGCTTGGAGGGTGGAGGCAGTGGAACGTATGAAAAGAGTATGTATTGCTGGATTATTTTTCGTCTCTCTTAAGTCGGTATGAGGTAAATTTACTTCTGGTTGTTTGTTGCTTCAGAACGGCTGGGAATCATTCTCGGAGGCAATTCTTCTGAACGGCTGGGAATCATTCTCGGAGGTAATTCTTCTGAACGGCAACGAATTATTATCGGACGAATCCCTCTCGGAGGAAGTTCTGGATGGCAACGAATCATTATCGGACGAATCACTCTCGGAGGAAGTTCTGGACGGCAACGAATCGGAGGAATCTATCATCTGTAACAATCAGATTCttgtcttcttcggccatctAATCCTTTTTTCACGTGATATTAGAAAATATGATAACCCAACCGCTATCTGTTTTGATTTAGTGCAAGGAATTTCTCACATCTTACATTTTGTGGCAGAAACTACATCACTCAAGCATCAGCGGAGCAAAGTTTCTTTTTGGTAAGATAATTGGCTTGGCATTGGTCCCCTCATTGAATTCTGCGAGGAGTAGTAGCTTCCCATCCATTTATCCCAAGGAGAGGTGTAAGTTGTGCAATCGGATATGGTACATTGTGTCCGCTGGGAACTTCAAATCTGCAGGCTATTTGGTATTATTGTTAAAGCTTCCTAAGGCTGTTCTCGGAAGTAGAACGGGTCTGTTACTTCAAATTGTGACATAAAATGATTTCGTTGGCATATTCTTCGGCGATCTTAAGTTGATTATCTTCTCAGATCAGGGCTCGGCTGTCCAAATGACGGATTTTAAATAACTCTTACTTGTGAGGGTATTTTCTGTCGGAGTGAAGAGGAGAATCAAGCTCCTGTTTTTCATGTCCTATTACTAAATCGATATGGTAAAGCTAATTCTTTGAGTTGATCAGTACCGGAACTCATTCATTAATCACGCAGAACGGAACATAGAACATTAGTTTACATCCCCAAGTTCATGAACAGCTTCCGCTCGTGAACATTATTAATACGCATGCACCTTTTGCATTCATACTGATGGGCTCCGAGCCCAGTGACCCAAATCCAGGCCCAGAAGCTGAGCCCGCAAGCTCTATTCCCGCGATTTCTCCAGGTGCTCTTCACGGGCAAGCTTGCTCAAATATATTCAATTCCTAGTATCTCGGGAAATATCCCTTGatatcctcctcctcctataTAAGCATGGACAAGtttgttatttatttagattGAATCATTATCATAAACCCTAGACTGAATAGAACGCCTTGAATATTTCGTCCACGAGAGACTTGAATTTCTCGATGAATTCCATAATCCTTTCCTTCTCAATGTCCAAAATCCACCACAAATTGTCTGAACCTTCCTTGGAGATCCTGGGCCTTGCGTTTGCTATTGTACAAGCTAAAAGGAGGCAATGACAGCTAATAGAAAGGAATGCAAACTTAATAATTGCGTTTGTTAGCAATCTTTCTCAGTTTAGATAGAACTTCATAATAGTCCCAgtgttgaaaatattttttatcaaacTGTTCTCAAACAATTCTTCGCTCATCATGTACTTTGTAAGCAGGTTTTGAATTCCTTAACATGCAGAGAGCGACTCCTAGAATTTTTGGACCAACTCATTATTCAGAATAACTTTCCAAGGAGCTCTACTTAGAGAGATTACCAATCTCTATCGACACAGAGAGTAAAAGAGACTTTGTAAGGAATGCCTATAAGGAGTGATAAATGTGAAATCTACAAGCGACTTCTGGAGCTTTCATAACTGACCCACTGTTCAGAATGCCTGTAAAGGAATGGTAAATGTGAAATCTATTCACAATTATGGCAAAGGCCAGATATTAGAAAAAGAGGcccaagtatatatataaaaagagacccaagtatatatataaactgagCCTAGCTTCCGATTGCAAGTTTGGGTACCACTTCTTACCTTAATGGATGGGTCTATTTGCAACAAATGAAATGCATGAGTCACCCTCCCGAGTCCTGCGGAAAGGAGTATTTTCGGGTCACAACATCCAAGCTGCTGCACCCAATTCATCGGCGACCACCCGGATGAATAGGTCCACTGTAGAAAATTGCTCGTTCATAAAGGAACTATAGTCAACGAAATTGTGTCTAAACTCAAGCTTCATCCTCTTTTGTATTAGCTGATAGCATACGATTTCAATTACTTCTACATACTCTTTTGGTGTCTTTGGCATGACAGTAGTGCTCTTCCCCCCATATCTCTTTTCATCGGTTCCTCTCAGTCTCTTCTGAGAACTGATGACATGACAGAGATGAATTGTCCAGTCTTCTTGGTATAGCTATTTTCAACTCCACATCCTTCGATATGTAGATATCCCATCCCTTAATAAGTCGTGCATAATTGCAGCACAGATACTACCTTCAGCCACTCAAAAGCGTTGGTTTAGATCGTGTCGACGCCAACTCCCCGCGCATATATCTCTCCCAAGAGTTACTTCAATGCAGGCTCACCCTTTTCGACAGCCTTTAGGAACCACGACAATGCCTAGGCATGATCACGTCTCAATCCTAACTTGACAGTTATAGAATAACCCAACCTTGTAGAATTTTAAGGCATTCCCTTTCTGCACTCGATACTCCTAATACGTACCCGAACTACCTCGTCCTTCTTGCCCTAATTACTAGTATTTCCTCAGGGCGTCCTTGTCCTGCTTAGGTCTGTTCTAATACGTAACCAGTGCGATCATGGGCCGATCCTTCAAGATGAAGAAGCAATTTACCAATGTTGCAGCTAACTCTGCATAGAGCTCTGATTCATCAGCTTCATTGCTTATCAGTAGCCTTTCAAGTTGAAGTAAACTGCATAAAAGTTGATAGGCAATCTCTAATATAGCATTACTAAACTCTACTTTGTTTTATAGTTCGACGAGCAATTTCCATTCATACTGATCACATTGACCTTCACGGAAATGTTCTCAACAATATTATAGATCAATGAGTGCTCAAAAACATAGATCACATTGACCAACACAGGTGATCGATCTATGGGGAGTAATAGTGCACTGCTTAACTGTGAGTAATTTGGCTGTGGAGCTCGCTTCGAGCTTTGAAGCATCAATCCCATTGCTAGTTTCCTTCTTGGGAGCCCAACAATCGTTCTCACTGCCAATGATTTCTAGTGCACCCTTGAGGCGACCCTCCAACTCCAATCAATAGCAAAAAAGAGGCCCGAGTACAACAACCAGTGCCCAACTTCCTCATTTGCACTGAGGTGATAGTACTTCTACTGTTGGCCCCATCAGAGCTTGCCCATGGCTCCCTGACATGCAAAGCCCCTAACGGATAGCAAAGTCCATCACTCTTCGCTATTCGTTAGCCGGTTCTTGAGGCTTCACTGAGCTGTTCGTCTCGATTTCTCTAAACCCCCTTTTCCAGCCTCAGCTCCTCCACTCATTCAACCACCAGCCCTGTCGTTCAGGAATCCTTGAGGCGGTCCTACCTGACCCAATAAGTCGATGAGGCACCGTTTGTTTCGGGAAAGTATTTACAGGAAAGTGCTCATGAATTCCTCATTTTCCTATGGCTGGTAACACAAAATTCTTTGGTCAACAAGAAAATGTTTTTGGTCAACTTACAAAGGCCTCAAAGAAAAAAGTGGTTATGCGTAATTTACAAACTTGatactttctttttcccccatCTGAAATacaatgagattataaattcatTCTTGGCacaatcataaaaaagaaatgctGAGATTAGACTTCAGACTGTGGTCTAACAAACTCAACCATTTAACTTTCATGCTTCAAAAGATATCCACGATTCATCCCAAACAGGCGTCACTAGTCGCTAGGCAGGGTTAGAGTTTTATCTTGCAGTGAAAACAGGCTCTGCATCAGGGTTCGGCTGAACTCTTCTGGTGTATTTGAGCAGCAAACCTTCCAAAGATAGACCCGGAATGCTCAGATCcctgaaaaatgaaaattttaaaattatatctaACAGTAAAACTTCAAAACAAACCATAAAGATCAAAAATTTCCAAATGACTCCTGTCAACTGTTTGAGTGGTTGAAGGACACGGGCTTGGTGACATGTTCTGGACTCAACACCTATGCCCTTGTTCAATGCAATATTGCTCCCCATATGGGCTTCGTGTAGGGTCTCCTATTCTAAGCTCTCCAATTTCTAAGGAGTCGCCATCCATTTCTGCCTAATTCTGCTCCCAGTGAATCAACAGTTTCTTTTTCCGAGGACGAATTGTCACATTTACACTCTGTCATGCACCGGCATGTACATCCATATTAAAATCTTGGTTCGAAACCTTAGTTGCTGTATGAAGGAGAGCATGTGGAAATTTCTCTTTTGAGCTATGCCATTATGACTGGAGCCCCTCATCAACCACGCATACAATATATCTAGCCAAAGCAGAATTTAACTGATACCTGATGTAGGGTTGTAAATCTTTCCAATCCCATCTAGGCCGCTCTTTGAAGAGAATGGAGAATCGCTCAGATGGAGTAGATGGGAGAGAAGAAACGCTGAATCCTCGAACCCATGTATCAATGCCAAGTTTCTCTGTCAGAACTTCCCCGTCCAACATTTGAAGACTGGCCTCCATCCCAGGAGGAATCCTCCGACTCCACTCCTCTATGAATTtctccatcttcatcttccCCTCCCTCAGGATATTCCTTGCGAAATGCACACAAACCCGTTTCTCATCCAGTTTCCAGATACACTTGCTCCCATCTTCCTCTGACTTGTCACCATACATGGACAAACAATGGTGAGCGACCTTGCGAGGAAAACCATCTGATGCAAGAACACCAAATACTTCATCTTGGTCAAGAGCATTAAGTGGCCAGTCCATCAATACGGAGTTGTGCAAAAGCATCCTCAGGATCATATCCATGTAAGAATTGTCTATTATCCTCCAATACCCATCAATCTCAACTGCCGAAAGAGCCTGCAGTCCAGATCTCAGTTCTTCATCACTTGCTTGAACCTCATTGACAAGATCATCCCACTTATACAAACCTGTTTTGTCTCTTTCCATCCCTTCCACCTCCATCTCCGATGCCTCCTCAATCCCATAAGGAGCCTGTGAAAGAAGGGACTTGAGCTTATCAAGCCTCGGGGCAACTTCAACAATTTCCATACTACCAGATGCGAGTTTGATCACTATTGCGGCTTCATGGTCACAACCATTTCCCGCACAATCTTGCAACTCTTTGCCTGTCTCTGATTGATTGGATGGAGGCACAAGGCACACAGAATTAGAAGTACCAACAAACTTGATTGCATAAGTCTTGGATTGAGTACAAAGAACTGCATCTTCATCAGGCTGCCCTCTTAAGAAAACCCTatgagagacagagacagatcAAAAGAGAAGATCATGAGAATTGATACCGGAATGCACACTGGGAAGCTGATGCCAGCATAGAGGGATTGTTACCTTACCTCTGGTTTGTGACATCAGGGAGGAGCTTCTCATCAAGCTCAAGAAGAAGTATATCATCATGTGGACCATACTTTGTGTGATATGCAATAGATAGTGCAGAGCCTGGATTAAGGTTGAGTACAGATCCTGCTCCTCCTTTAGGGCACATGAGATGCTGTTCCATTTCCTTTAGTCCCTCTCCGTCCAGCCAGTCTAACAACCAAGTCAAGTTCTATCTCGTTATAATCTGCTTACAGTCATGACAGCAAGACAACATGGGTTTAAGCCACCGCACAATGTTCAGGATTCTAACTCCATTTTTCAAAGTTaagaaaatgttaaaaaagaaaaactgtcAGACAAAATTACATTAGAGATATATAACACATATTAGAAGTACGAAAATAGTATGTCTTATTAACGGAAAccacaaaaaatattaaacaagAAATCAGAAAACAATGGAGCTCAACTGCAACGTACTATAATCTCAATCATAGAGTTGGTAGCATAAGCGACACGCTCAGATTAAGAAATGCATAAGCAGTATATCTTTCTTGGTTTAGGTGACATGACTATGGAAGCCTTGAACCGATGTTCTCGACAAACTTTTGAATACCGGTCTCGCAAAAACTCACGGATTCAACTGATTGCAGTAATCAAAAGGGTACTCCCACAGAAAATTCCTCATGGCCAACATCTACTATGGGAAATGACAACTCCACAGCATAATCGACTGCTCAAACTTGAGTTTCCACACAAAGTTCATGGAGGCCCGATAGACTAAACATGTAACTCCGACTCATAATGCAACACTGAACATGGGAATTATCGACAGAACATACTCGAGCCGATAATAGATTCTTAATAGCCAGATTGTCCACAGATCTTAAGGAGATATGATATCGCTCTCTCTCTATTAGAATCCACAACTGTAGCAAGCTCTTGTCAAAATACCCAAGAGATATGACCAAAGGCATTATCGCTAACCTTGCATTTCAACAAGCCAGAAGCATTGGGGGGCTCTAATGATTGATGGGCATAAAACAGTAAAATCACAGACAGTTTAAGAAACCACAGAAAGTGATGTATCAGAGCAATCAATTGAAAAGACAGGACTACCCAACGGCAGCAGGAACGCAACAAATGTCGTGGTTCTTACCCACGAGTCTGACGAGAGAGGGGAGGGCTGTCTCGGCTCCTCCGGCGAGGTGGGTCTACGGCCAGGGAGGCGACCGAAGCGGAAAGAACTCGGAGAAGGCGAGGTGGTGGAGACGGtgaggaggagaagaggagCAGCTAGTACCCCCGTGCCCTGCGGTGGAGCAGAAGCCGagaagagacagagacagagtgtggtttcttctcttttccaacAAGATTAGCCTCGTGGGCGCGTGCACCCTAAAATTTTTTGGCGCCCAAAATGATTTTGCAATTTACCAATTGCCCACACACACAAAATACAATTTGACCCTTGTATTCAACTTTTGATCTCAATTGAGGGGACCTCGTGCCTCCACACGATGGAAACAAGATCCACAAAATCgaaatgtaaaattaaatCACATCATAAACTCTCTATAGAGTTAAAACTAAGGCTTCGTAAATTAAAACATAATCTCATCTTTGAAAATGTTATaggccccgtttggattcacagtgtattgattttaactttaactttaactttaactcaatacactacacaataaaaatacatatttcccaattcaaaaattttaactttaactttaactcaacacactacacaacaaaaacacacgtttcccaagtcaaatttataatcacatctcatttgtccttttcctaaattaaaattaaaatcaaaatcaaagtaattttaatagtaagattttaaaatcttactttaacttaattctacccacaacaaaacttagttattgaatattttttcagATTCACGCTCTCTTGTCTTAATATAGTAGCAAGATTCAGTTATTTTTACTTCGACTGGATTACAAATGACAATATATTActtcaattttttacttgaaaaaagCGAATTTCTTATATCTTGATTAAGCATAATCGCATTTCTATGCGAATTTATCAATATTAAAGTCTTTATAACAAGTTGACTCCATATAGATAGTAAAAATATTGTTGCGTTTGGTAGCAGAGTAGagtttgatttagtttgatttcaCGGGGATGAAGACAAAAGTAAacgaaaaaatttattattaaaattgaagaagaaaataaaaaaaaagtaataattgtgttgttgaatgaagggaaaagtaataaatagtttagagaatttaatattaaaaaaataattataataatagataagaaaaattatataagagaattttttattaaattaaagaaaaagatttttaaaaaaataatgattgtatttttcaattgatagaaaaattaagttaaatttaattatattccaAATGGAGGAATCGTAACATTCTAAGTGTTAGAACAGAGATTTTGATAACAGTGATAGCAGGTAACCTCCTGAGGCAGTGTCGCCTGAGATGAGGCCActtgattaaaaataaagGCCATGGTTTCCCTATAGTTGAATTTGACGACTCgtgctgaaattaaaatttttaacttaattgAGTTTAGCTTGTTTGGTGaacacaaaaaaatattttgacttAATAGACTAAAGTAAAAAAAgcacttaatgattaagtaagtTGGGATCTATTTAATCACTAGTATTCTATTTCGTGCGTCCCACGAGTTCATTATCGTTTATCTATAAATACTTCCTTCTCCCAATAATAAATATTGTAAAAAGTTAGTGCTATTTCCACCCCTTGTATCACTAATTCACTCCATTTGTTATTCATCGTACAAAAAAGCTCCCAATACCATATTAATTACTCTTAAATCACTCTTCTATCTTTATTTATTGATCCATGCTCACAATTTATTCCATTTGAAAAAGTCGAAAGAAGAAGAACCaaaactccttattcaaatgaaattattttcatgagaaataaaattaatatcacctaaattaataaaaaaaatatattaaagacTTTCAAAGTTTATataaattgtgaattttttattttcattgatgattatgtattttttttaagtgtaTACAAGTAACTGGcttctatttttcaaataaaagattTACGCaattgtatacatataatcataaatttcaatttttttcatttatttagatCATAATCTTTTAAGTTATAATAtatcaatttaataaatattcatgAAGTTTGTAATCATAAAAATCAGTGCACTTTAAGTTAGATATACTATaggtaaaattaatattgcaTATGCCACCCCTTTGGAAAGCAAGTAATATAATGAACAAAATGACACAGCAAGTTCGAATCGATTTGCCCGCCTAAACCATGTTTAGGcttgaaagaaattaaacgAGCTAAATCGTTCGAGAAAGAAGTCTGAAATGACTTGAGATTATTTCTTCCTCATTGGTTGAATTCGGATCCTCCTTAACCATTATATAGAAGAGCTTACAAGTTGCAAAACAAGAAGATTTTCAACTCAAAATCCCCCTTAAGTGCTACCAACTAGCCCTAACTATTTACTATTCCCAGCTAATATTGATGACTGCAAAATACAATACATGACTAAaccactttttctttctcccaGTGTAGCTAGTCATCCACCCACCATCTATATTTCTTTCAGACCAAACACGCCTCaggttttgtttttttgttgggggggggggtttCACGGGCTTGGGCTTCGATTCGGATAGAACTCGGGCCATGTTCTTTGATTTAATTTGCATGGGTTTGGGCGATATAAGGCTTCTCTCGATCAACCTTCACCAATAaattaagggtaaattgcactaatggtccaaaatattttacaaatgtttcattatgttccaaatttttttttcgctacatgatggtacaaaatgtttcaaagttatttcatgatggtacaaaccgtcaactggagcttgacgccgtcaagccgacgctaaCGTGGCTACCACATGTCACGTCCTTGCTGATGtggattaaaaattttaaataattctaaaaattttaaaacttttaaaacttttaaaaataattttaaattttaaaaacttttaaaaataattttaaatttttaaaactttt
The sequence above is drawn from the Punica granatum isolate Tunisia-2019 chromosome 5, ASM765513v2, whole genome shotgun sequence genome and encodes:
- the LOC116209600 gene encoding sister chromatid cohesion protein DCC1-like, which gives rise to MEQHLMCPKGGAGSVLNLNPGSALSIAYHTKYGPHDDILLLELDEKLLPDVTNQRVFLRGQPDEDAVLCTQSKTYAIKFVGTSNSVCLVPPSNQSETGKELQDCAGNGCDHEAAIVIKLASGSMEIVEVAPRLDKLKSLLSQAPYGIEEASEMEVEGMERDKTGLYKWDDLVNEVQASDEELRSGLQALSAVEIDGYWRIIDNSYMDMILRMLLHNSVLMDWPLNALDQDEVFGVLASDGFPRKVAHHCLSMYGDKSEEDGSKCIWKLDEKRVCVHFARNILREGKMKMEKFIEEWSRRIPPGMEASLQMLDGEVLTEKLGIDTWVRGFSVSSLPSTPSERFSILFKERPRWDWKDLQPYIRDLSIPGLSLEGLLLKYTRRVQPNPDAEPVFTAR